A window of bacterium contains these coding sequences:
- the fliP gene encoding flagellar type III secretion system pore protein FliP (The bacterial flagellar biogenesis protein FliP forms a type III secretion system (T3SS)-type pore required for flagellar assembly.), with amino-acid sequence MKKVLFFLFIAFSSFCADIPIPKINLGIAPGKPEDVAMSLQILFVLTILALVPSIIIMVTSFVRIVIVLTFVKQALAIQQAPPQQVITALALFLTFFIMSPTLDKINKNSLTPYMEKKITGTKALEEASILVKDFMLRQTREKDLALFVKISNLERPRTPEDIPILTLIPAFMTSEISIAFQIGILLFLPFLVIDIIVASVLMSMGMIMLPPAMISLPFKILLFVMVDGWNLLIHRLVLSFH; translated from the coding sequence ATGAAAAAGGTATTATTTTTTCTCTTTATTGCCTTTTCCTCATTTTGTGCTGACATTCCCATTCCAAAGATAAATTTAGGGATTGCCCCCGGAAAACCAGAGGATGTTGCAATGAGCCTTCAAATCTTATTTGTCCTTACCATCCTTGCTCTAGTTCCTTCAATTATTATAATGGTTACATCATTTGTAAGGATAGTCATTGTTCTTACATTTGTAAAACAGGCTTTGGCAATCCAACAAGCACCTCCCCAGCAGGTAATTACAGCCCTTGCTCTGTTTTTAACATTTTTTATTATGTCTCCCACCTTGGATAAAATTAACAAAAATAGCCTAACGCCATATATGGAAAAAAAGATTACAGGAACAAAGGCATTGGAGGAGGCATCTATCCTGGTAAAGGATTTTATGTTAAGGCAGACAAGGGAGAAAGACCTGGCCTTGTTTGTAAAAATATCAAACCTAGAAAGGCCAAGAACGCCAGAGGATATTCCCATTCTAACCCTTATCCCAGCCTTTATGACATCTGAGATTTCCATTGCCTTTCAGATTGGAATATTGCTATTTCTGCCATTTTTGGTTATCGACATTATTGTTGCCTCTGTGCTTATGTCTATGGGAATGATTATGCTTCCACCTGCGATGATTTCCTTACCATTTAAAATCCTTTTATTTGTTATGGTTGATGGCTGGAATCTTTTAATCCATAGGCTTGTTTTGAGTTTTCATTGA
- the fliQ gene encoding flagellar biosynthesis protein FliQ → MTEGFVIKLFQEAIFYCLLLSLPMLAVSIIVGLIISILQTATSIQEQTITFVPKILAVLITGGLCAAWLGKTMAGWTTRVFEIISTL, encoded by the coding sequence ATGACAGAAGGATTCGTAATCAAGCTTTTTCAAGAGGCTATTTTTTATTGCTTGCTCCTTTCCCTTCCTATGCTTGCTGTATCAATCATTGTTGGTTTGATAATCTCCATCCTTCAAACAGCAACCTCCATTCAGGAGCAAACCATAACATTTGTCCCAAAGATTTTGGCTGTCCTTATTACAGGTGGGCTATGTGCTGCCTGGCTGGGGAAAACAATGGCAGGATGGACAACTAGGGTGTTTGAGATAATTTCAACCCTTTAA